A single region of the Plantactinospora soyae genome encodes:
- a CDS encoding glycoside hydrolase family 43 protein, whose amino-acid sequence MRTFANPVIAGCYPDPSVCRVGDDYYLACSSFEYFPGVPIFHSRDLVGWTQIGNVLDRPSQLLLPPGTPSSGGIYAPTLRHHDGRFWLITSNIPHGGTILVTADDPAGKWSEPVHLPDVLGIDPDLAWDDEGNCWCTFAGIGQVRIDPLSGAVLSEPTRIWSGTPGAQFPEAPHLYRVGDTWYLLIAEGGTERGHAISVARGPAPDGPFEPCPANPILSHRSTDQPIQNTGHGDLVQAGDGSWWLLFLGVRPRGGTPGWHVLGRETFLAPVTWSDGWPVIGTVAPVMRAPTLPAAPVAATPARDDFDAAELHPRWISLRSRPPEDVSLVERPGWLTLRARGGSLDDPMVTFVGRRQEQHDLAVRALVDAPQGRGGLAVRLDEQHHYAVELDEGEVRVRARIGPLSEQLASRTVAGPVVLRVETWSSGPGMDHPRQEPDVVRLGFEAEDGEFVVLAELDGRYLSTEVAGGFTGRVIGCYATAGAIQIDWYDYRILSSLDRVDVADDLVDA is encoded by the coding sequence ATGCGAACGTTCGCCAACCCGGTCATCGCCGGTTGCTACCCCGACCCGAGCGTGTGCCGGGTCGGGGACGACTACTACCTGGCCTGCTCTAGCTTCGAGTACTTCCCCGGGGTGCCGATCTTCCACAGCCGGGACCTGGTCGGCTGGACCCAGATCGGAAATGTCCTGGACCGGCCGAGCCAACTGCTCCTGCCGCCGGGCACACCGTCCTCCGGCGGGATCTACGCGCCTACGCTGCGCCACCACGACGGCCGGTTCTGGCTCATCACGTCGAACATCCCGCACGGCGGCACGATACTGGTCACCGCCGACGATCCCGCCGGCAAGTGGTCCGAGCCGGTGCACCTGCCCGACGTACTCGGCATCGATCCGGATCTGGCCTGGGATGACGAGGGCAACTGCTGGTGCACCTTCGCCGGGATCGGCCAGGTCCGGATCGATCCGCTCAGCGGCGCGGTGTTGAGCGAGCCGACCCGCATCTGGTCGGGCACCCCGGGAGCCCAGTTCCCGGAGGCTCCGCACCTCTACCGGGTCGGCGACACCTGGTACCTGCTAATCGCCGAGGGCGGCACCGAGCGCGGCCACGCCATCTCGGTGGCCCGTGGCCCCGCGCCCGACGGCCCGTTCGAACCGTGCCCGGCCAACCCGATCCTCAGCCACCGCAGCACCGACCAGCCGATCCAGAACACCGGGCACGGCGATCTGGTTCAGGCCGGGGACGGCTCGTGGTGGCTGCTCTTCCTCGGCGTACGACCCCGTGGCGGGACGCCCGGCTGGCACGTACTCGGCCGGGAGACCTTCCTCGCCCCGGTCACCTGGTCCGACGGCTGGCCGGTGATCGGCACCGTCGCACCGGTGATGCGTGCCCCGACCCTGCCGGCGGCCCCGGTGGCGGCCACGCCGGCACGGGACGACTTCGACGCGGCGGAGCTGCATCCTCGGTGGATCTCGCTCCGGTCCCGCCCACCCGAGGACGTCTCGCTGGTCGAGCGGCCCGGCTGGCTGACCCTGCGGGCCCGGGGCGGCTCGCTGGACGACCCGATGGTGACCTTCGTCGGGCGCCGGCAGGAACAGCACGACCTCGCGGTACGCGCGCTGGTCGACGCCCCTCAGGGCCGGGGCGGCCTGGCGGTACGCCTGGACGAACAGCACCACTACGCGGTGGAGTTGGACGAGGGCGAGGTGCGGGTACGGGCCCGGATCGGCCCCCTGTCCGAGCAACTCGCCAGCCGTACGGTCGCCGGCCCGGTGGTGCTACGCGTCGAGACCTGGTCCTCCGGGCCGGGCATGGACCATCCCCGGCAGGAGCCGGACGTCGTACGACTGGGCTTCGAAGCGGAGGACGGCGAGTTCGTCGTCCTCGCCGAACTGGACGGGCGATACCTGTCGACCGAGGTCGCCGGCGGCTTCACCGGCCGGGTCATCGGCTGCTACGCCACCGCCGGTGCCATCCAGATCGACTGGTACGACTACCGCATCCTCTCCTCGCTCGACCGGGTCGACGTCGCCGACGACCTGGTCGACGCGTGA